From a single Nicotiana tomentosiformis chromosome 2, ASM39032v3, whole genome shotgun sequence genomic region:
- the LOC104106575 gene encoding filament-like plant protein 7 isoform X2 → MDHKSWPWKKKSSDKNTVADDKANISSRRHDEETVLSDKAELERELEVVNAKLSSAQVECRAKDDFAQKQMKIAQEAIAGWEKTETEARLLKQELEKALQHSAAGEERLVNLDAALKECMQQLRFVRDEQDNRIHDAVLKASKEFEKTRTLLERKLADAGQKLSRLGSENTQLSMALIAKEKATGHLKGRLAQAEADFSALKTRLESAGKENASLRYEVRVLEKELEIRNEEREFNRRTADVSHKQHLESVKKIAKLDSECQKLRILVRKRLPGPAALAKMKNEVEMLGKDHAKMRRRKSNPSPNSSVDLTSETAPDTPNRKINFLAEHLCMLDEENRTLKEALYKRTNELKLSRMTNARTTAEPEKYLPSAQELSVTSLSDMGSDDIGGCSESWASALMSELEHFKNEKQIGPPSSISVGASDINLMDDFAEMEKLAVESTDNPLGALHHALPRENGDGGALEFQLCSHSSEGDSRERVPVTNRYVSSNDIQLKGTLTNKATSGVDNILKMLLEHGHVTQRNPYEILADLKTALAQKCPSTKNPVEANESSIDTDVTCTPNIGECISQGIHHDSLIWQSSNTGTGENVPLAKQCEPNMLSYMGTSINKVIDIVEGINIPSSDDNIPDILSCKGNGLLPYESAPKETAYMVRVFQWKTSELSAILQEFVQTCRDLLNGKVHIEKFTERLTWTLEWIVNHCFSLQDVSSMKDAIKNHFDWDDSRSEIEMETGGINPIFEFDKLQTGRGNSLYSPDFSSLSRMSALPEEKILPSVDDESQLSKDEFPEDGLTKADLDEKLQAETVKSDSLMVQLQESEKTIKSLQKEVEHLRQSKEMTEDQIEKEKMGKEDFEMQLKAAKLELNEACQKACCLEKELEDKNNSYKKLDSTCHMLQLQQESTKQRELAENAEVDPEEKLLQSDREITAASEKLAECQETILNLGKQLKALASPGDAALFDKVMSTNSETTNATMTTPRKSFGRRSSLLDKMLAEDNEMGSPTTKEVILDAKRNTSSSVGGSLTNGSTHSGYEAVNGSRAIVPSKKKNGLGLWKKLLRKGKKSSSKTKLNV, encoded by the exons ATGGATCACAAATCATGGCCCTGGAAGAAAAAATCCTCAGATAAAAACACGGTTGCTGATGACAAAGCAAATATCTCTTCGAGAAGACATGACGAAGAG ACGGTATTGAGTGATAAAGCTGAACTAGAAAGAGAGCTGGAGGTTGTGAATGCCAAGCTTTCCTCTGCTCAGGTGGAATGTCGTGCTAAAGATGATTTTGCACAGAAACAGATGAAAATTGCACAGGAAGCAATTGCAG GCTGGGAGAAGACTGAAACAGAAGCAAGATTGCTAAAGCAAGAACTAGAAAAAGCTCTACAGCATAGCGCAGCGGGTGAAGAGAGATTAGTTAACTTGGATGCAGCACTCAAGGAATGTATGCAGCAGTTGCGTTTTGTTAGAGATGAGCAGGATAACAGGATTCACGATGCAGTATTGAAGGCATCGAAAGAGTTCGAAAAAACAAGGACTCTCTTAGAGAGAAAATTAGCTGATGCAGGGCAAAAGCTTTCCCGATTAGGTTCCGAGAACACTCAGCTTAGTATGGCTCTCATCGCAAAGGAAAAGGCAACGGGTCATTTAAAAGGACGATTAGCTCAGGCAGAAGCAGATTTCAGTGCCTTGAAAACACGACTGGAATCTGCTGGAAAAGAGAATGCTTCTCTGCGATATGAGGTTCGGGTCCTTGAGAAGGAGCTTGAGATCCGGAATGAAGAGAGAGAATTTAATCGCCGAACAGCTGATGTTTCACACAAGCAACATCTGGAGAGTGTGAAGAAAATTGCAAAACTGGACTCAGAATGTCAAAAGCTACGCATCCTTGTTAGAAAGAGACTGCCAGGCCCTGCCGCCTTGGCCAAAATGAAGAATGAAGTTGAAATGTTGGGGAAGGATCATGCTAAAATGAGGAGAAGGAAGTCAAATCCGTCTCCAAATAGTTCAGTAGACTTAACTTCGGAGACGGCTCCTGATACTCCAAACAGGAAGATTAACTTCCTCGCTGAGCATTTATGCATGTTGGATGAGGAAAATCGGACTCTGAAAGAAGCGCTATACAAAAGAACTAATGAACTCAAACTATCTAGGATGACAAATGCTCGAACAACTGCTGAACCAGAAAAATATCTTCCCTCTGCGCAGGAACTGTCTGTGACATCGCTGTCTGATATGGGCAGCGATGACATAGGTGGCTGTTCCGAGTCGTGGGCTTCTGCCCTAATGTCAGAGCTGGAGCATttcaaaaatgagaaacaaataggTCCGCCATCATCTATAAGTGTAGGAGCTTCAGATATAAATCTGATGGATGACTTTGCGGAGATGGAAAAATTAGCAGTTGAGTCTACAGATAACCCTCTGGGAGCTCTTCATCATGCCTTACCGAGGGAAAATGGAGATGGGGGTGCTTTGGAGTTTCAGTTATGTTCTCATTCATCAGAAGGAGATAGTAGAGAGAGAGTTCCTGTAACAAATCGTTATGTCTCCAGCAATGATATCCAGTTAAAAGGAACATTGACAAATAAAGCTACTAGTGGAGTTGATAACATACTGAAAATGCTTTTGGAGCATGGCCATGTAACACAAAGAAACCCATATGAAATACTGGCAGATCTTAAAACTGCTCTGGCACAAAAGTGTCCCTCAACTAAGAACCCTGTGGAAGCAAATGAAAGCTCAATAGATACTGATGTTACATGTACCCCCAACATTGGTGAGTGTATATCGCAGGGTATACATCATGACTCATTAATATGGCAGTCATCAAATACAGGAACTGGTGAGAATGTCCCATTGGCAAAACAGTGTGAACCAAACATGTTGTCATACATGGGTACATCGATCAATAAGGTGATTGATATCGTAGAAGGGATCAATATACCCTCGTCAGATGACAATATTCCAGACATCTTATCTTGCAAGGGTAATGGGCTTCTACCATATGAAAGTGCACCGAAGGAGACAGCCTATATGGTTCGTGTTTTCCAGTGGAAAACTTCAGAACTATCTGCTATTCTTCAAGAATTTGTTCAAACTTGCCGTGATTTATTGAATGGAAAGGTTCACATAGAGAAGTTTACTGAAAGATTAACTTGGACCCTGGAATGGATTGTGAACCACTGTTTTTCCCTTCAAGATGTTTCAAGCATGAAGGATGCTATAAAAAACCATTTTGACTGGGATGATTCGCGAAGTGAGATTGAAATGGAAACTGGAGGGATTAATCCTATCTTTGAATTTGATAAACTTCAGACAGGAAGAGGAAACTCATTATACTCTCCGGATTTTTCCTCACTCAGCCGTATGAGTGCTTTGCCAGAGGAAAAAATTCTACCATCTGTAGATGATGAAAGTCAATTATCGAAAGATGAGTTTCCAGAAGATGGACTTACAAAGGCGGATTTGGATGAGAAACTGCAAGCAGAAACAGTCAAGAGTGATTCCTTGATGGTTCAACTTCAGGAATCAGAGAAAACAATCAAAAGCTTGCAAAAAGAAGTAGAACATCTCAGACAATCAAAGGAGATGACTGAGGATCAAATTGAGAAAGAAAAGATGGGGAAAGAAGACTTTGAGATGCAACTCAAAGCAGCTAAACTGGAACTGAATGAAGCTTGTCAAAAGGCTTGCTGTTTAGAAAAGGAACTTGAGGACAAAAATAACTCCTATAAGAAGCTCGATTCTACATGTCATATGCTTCAGCTGCAGCAAGAAAG CACAAAACAAAGGGAGTTAGCAGAGAATGCCGAGGTGGACCCTGAAGAAAAGCTTCTTCAAAGC GATCGGGAAATCACTGCAGCTTCAGAAAAGTTGGCAGAGTGTCAAGAGACTATTTTGAACCTAGGGAAGCAGTTGAAAGCATTGGCCTCGCCTGGGGATGCAGCTCTCTTTGATAAGGTGATGTCTacaaactcagaaacaactaatGCTACCATGACAACCCCAAGGAAGAGTTTTGGACGTCGTTCGTCTCTTCTTGACAAGATGCTGGCTGAGGACAATGAAATGGGTTCTCCTACTACCAAGGAAGTCATTCTTGATGCCAAGAGAAATACATCCTCCAGTGTTGGGGGTTCATTGACAAATGGGAGCACGCATTCAGGATATGAAGCTGTTAATGGCTCCCGTGCTATTGTACCTAGCAAGAAAAAGAATGGTCTAGGATTGTGGAAGAAGCTGTTGCGAAAAGGCAAGAAAAGTAGTAGCAAGACAAAACTTAACGTATGA
- the LOC104106575 gene encoding filament-like plant protein 7 isoform X1 yields the protein MDHKSWPWKKKSSDKNTVADDKANISSRRHDEELQTVLSDKAELERELEVVNAKLSSAQVECRAKDDFAQKQMKIAQEAIAGWEKTETEARLLKQELEKALQHSAAGEERLVNLDAALKECMQQLRFVRDEQDNRIHDAVLKASKEFEKTRTLLERKLADAGQKLSRLGSENTQLSMALIAKEKATGHLKGRLAQAEADFSALKTRLESAGKENASLRYEVRVLEKELEIRNEEREFNRRTADVSHKQHLESVKKIAKLDSECQKLRILVRKRLPGPAALAKMKNEVEMLGKDHAKMRRRKSNPSPNSSVDLTSETAPDTPNRKINFLAEHLCMLDEENRTLKEALYKRTNELKLSRMTNARTTAEPEKYLPSAQELSVTSLSDMGSDDIGGCSESWASALMSELEHFKNEKQIGPPSSISVGASDINLMDDFAEMEKLAVESTDNPLGALHHALPRENGDGGALEFQLCSHSSEGDSRERVPVTNRYVSSNDIQLKGTLTNKATSGVDNILKMLLEHGHVTQRNPYEILADLKTALAQKCPSTKNPVEANESSIDTDVTCTPNIGECISQGIHHDSLIWQSSNTGTGENVPLAKQCEPNMLSYMGTSINKVIDIVEGINIPSSDDNIPDILSCKGNGLLPYESAPKETAYMVRVFQWKTSELSAILQEFVQTCRDLLNGKVHIEKFTERLTWTLEWIVNHCFSLQDVSSMKDAIKNHFDWDDSRSEIEMETGGINPIFEFDKLQTGRGNSLYSPDFSSLSRMSALPEEKILPSVDDESQLSKDEFPEDGLTKADLDEKLQAETVKSDSLMVQLQESEKTIKSLQKEVEHLRQSKEMTEDQIEKEKMGKEDFEMQLKAAKLELNEACQKACCLEKELEDKNNSYKKLDSTCHMLQLQQESTKQRELAENAEVDPEEKLLQSDREITAASEKLAECQETILNLGKQLKALASPGDAALFDKVMSTNSETTNATMTTPRKSFGRRSSLLDKMLAEDNEMGSPTTKEVILDAKRNTSSSVGGSLTNGSTHSGYEAVNGSRAIVPSKKKNGLGLWKKLLRKGKKSSSKTKLNV from the exons ATGGATCACAAATCATGGCCCTGGAAGAAAAAATCCTCAGATAAAAACACGGTTGCTGATGACAAAGCAAATATCTCTTCGAGAAGACATGACGAAGAG TTGCAGACGGTATTGAGTGATAAAGCTGAACTAGAAAGAGAGCTGGAGGTTGTGAATGCCAAGCTTTCCTCTGCTCAGGTGGAATGTCGTGCTAAAGATGATTTTGCACAGAAACAGATGAAAATTGCACAGGAAGCAATTGCAG GCTGGGAGAAGACTGAAACAGAAGCAAGATTGCTAAAGCAAGAACTAGAAAAAGCTCTACAGCATAGCGCAGCGGGTGAAGAGAGATTAGTTAACTTGGATGCAGCACTCAAGGAATGTATGCAGCAGTTGCGTTTTGTTAGAGATGAGCAGGATAACAGGATTCACGATGCAGTATTGAAGGCATCGAAAGAGTTCGAAAAAACAAGGACTCTCTTAGAGAGAAAATTAGCTGATGCAGGGCAAAAGCTTTCCCGATTAGGTTCCGAGAACACTCAGCTTAGTATGGCTCTCATCGCAAAGGAAAAGGCAACGGGTCATTTAAAAGGACGATTAGCTCAGGCAGAAGCAGATTTCAGTGCCTTGAAAACACGACTGGAATCTGCTGGAAAAGAGAATGCTTCTCTGCGATATGAGGTTCGGGTCCTTGAGAAGGAGCTTGAGATCCGGAATGAAGAGAGAGAATTTAATCGCCGAACAGCTGATGTTTCACACAAGCAACATCTGGAGAGTGTGAAGAAAATTGCAAAACTGGACTCAGAATGTCAAAAGCTACGCATCCTTGTTAGAAAGAGACTGCCAGGCCCTGCCGCCTTGGCCAAAATGAAGAATGAAGTTGAAATGTTGGGGAAGGATCATGCTAAAATGAGGAGAAGGAAGTCAAATCCGTCTCCAAATAGTTCAGTAGACTTAACTTCGGAGACGGCTCCTGATACTCCAAACAGGAAGATTAACTTCCTCGCTGAGCATTTATGCATGTTGGATGAGGAAAATCGGACTCTGAAAGAAGCGCTATACAAAAGAACTAATGAACTCAAACTATCTAGGATGACAAATGCTCGAACAACTGCTGAACCAGAAAAATATCTTCCCTCTGCGCAGGAACTGTCTGTGACATCGCTGTCTGATATGGGCAGCGATGACATAGGTGGCTGTTCCGAGTCGTGGGCTTCTGCCCTAATGTCAGAGCTGGAGCATttcaaaaatgagaaacaaataggTCCGCCATCATCTATAAGTGTAGGAGCTTCAGATATAAATCTGATGGATGACTTTGCGGAGATGGAAAAATTAGCAGTTGAGTCTACAGATAACCCTCTGGGAGCTCTTCATCATGCCTTACCGAGGGAAAATGGAGATGGGGGTGCTTTGGAGTTTCAGTTATGTTCTCATTCATCAGAAGGAGATAGTAGAGAGAGAGTTCCTGTAACAAATCGTTATGTCTCCAGCAATGATATCCAGTTAAAAGGAACATTGACAAATAAAGCTACTAGTGGAGTTGATAACATACTGAAAATGCTTTTGGAGCATGGCCATGTAACACAAAGAAACCCATATGAAATACTGGCAGATCTTAAAACTGCTCTGGCACAAAAGTGTCCCTCAACTAAGAACCCTGTGGAAGCAAATGAAAGCTCAATAGATACTGATGTTACATGTACCCCCAACATTGGTGAGTGTATATCGCAGGGTATACATCATGACTCATTAATATGGCAGTCATCAAATACAGGAACTGGTGAGAATGTCCCATTGGCAAAACAGTGTGAACCAAACATGTTGTCATACATGGGTACATCGATCAATAAGGTGATTGATATCGTAGAAGGGATCAATATACCCTCGTCAGATGACAATATTCCAGACATCTTATCTTGCAAGGGTAATGGGCTTCTACCATATGAAAGTGCACCGAAGGAGACAGCCTATATGGTTCGTGTTTTCCAGTGGAAAACTTCAGAACTATCTGCTATTCTTCAAGAATTTGTTCAAACTTGCCGTGATTTATTGAATGGAAAGGTTCACATAGAGAAGTTTACTGAAAGATTAACTTGGACCCTGGAATGGATTGTGAACCACTGTTTTTCCCTTCAAGATGTTTCAAGCATGAAGGATGCTATAAAAAACCATTTTGACTGGGATGATTCGCGAAGTGAGATTGAAATGGAAACTGGAGGGATTAATCCTATCTTTGAATTTGATAAACTTCAGACAGGAAGAGGAAACTCATTATACTCTCCGGATTTTTCCTCACTCAGCCGTATGAGTGCTTTGCCAGAGGAAAAAATTCTACCATCTGTAGATGATGAAAGTCAATTATCGAAAGATGAGTTTCCAGAAGATGGACTTACAAAGGCGGATTTGGATGAGAAACTGCAAGCAGAAACAGTCAAGAGTGATTCCTTGATGGTTCAACTTCAGGAATCAGAGAAAACAATCAAAAGCTTGCAAAAAGAAGTAGAACATCTCAGACAATCAAAGGAGATGACTGAGGATCAAATTGAGAAAGAAAAGATGGGGAAAGAAGACTTTGAGATGCAACTCAAAGCAGCTAAACTGGAACTGAATGAAGCTTGTCAAAAGGCTTGCTGTTTAGAAAAGGAACTTGAGGACAAAAATAACTCCTATAAGAAGCTCGATTCTACATGTCATATGCTTCAGCTGCAGCAAGAAAG CACAAAACAAAGGGAGTTAGCAGAGAATGCCGAGGTGGACCCTGAAGAAAAGCTTCTTCAAAGC GATCGGGAAATCACTGCAGCTTCAGAAAAGTTGGCAGAGTGTCAAGAGACTATTTTGAACCTAGGGAAGCAGTTGAAAGCATTGGCCTCGCCTGGGGATGCAGCTCTCTTTGATAAGGTGATGTCTacaaactcagaaacaactaatGCTACCATGACAACCCCAAGGAAGAGTTTTGGACGTCGTTCGTCTCTTCTTGACAAGATGCTGGCTGAGGACAATGAAATGGGTTCTCCTACTACCAAGGAAGTCATTCTTGATGCCAAGAGAAATACATCCTCCAGTGTTGGGGGTTCATTGACAAATGGGAGCACGCATTCAGGATATGAAGCTGTTAATGGCTCCCGTGCTATTGTACCTAGCAAGAAAAAGAATGGTCTAGGATTGTGGAAGAAGCTGTTGCGAAAAGGCAAGAAAAGTAGTAGCAAGACAAAACTTAACGTATGA